One genomic window of Plasmodium falciparum 3D7 genome assembly, chromosome: 10 includes the following:
- a CDS encoding EMP1-trafficking protein: MENIINKKNTNGGNSNIFVLLKYSIYTILLWIVTITYNNYTYNGYNNDGSKQVRCKRLLSEPAVEFDTIFDVFKESFLDQMGCSDQDKDEIKNAMKIYYDNIDMNALSNEIQTNDNFFNEFGNDVNSINKIMKTDITNEQGTSADNNTTENNVSTSQVDEQPEASTSGVERMKERSNLFANNLTEEKNDTGDIKKEENKSKPSQLDGNNHSETSSHQGEKNNENETEKKTDQNETGTKKPSKYTMNLDSPLLKGSSEGETSSKKAQEKSVEPTKKPSKYTMNLDSPLLKGSSGSETSSTKESNDSNGATKKPSKYTMNLDSPLLKGSSGGKTSSNKESNESNEPTKKPSKYTMNLDSPLLKGSSGGETSSNKESNENNEPTKKPSKYTMNLDSPLLKGSSEGETSSNKESNESNEPTKKPSKYTMNLDSPLLKGSSGGETSSNKESNENNEPTKKPSKYTMNLDSPLLKGSSEGETSSNKESNESNEPTKKPSKYTMNLDSPLLKGSSEGETSSNEKQEESNVATKKPSKYTLNLDSPLLKSETKSDVKRGSNKSFSLENIGKLDIGSLLAQNLELLKGFALNFQTLSLFFLVFVGQFYPKHFQKAAIFIGMVNVFLECKRLYGRSQKKLK; the protein is encoded by the exons ATGGAAAACATAATAAACAAGAAGAATACGAATGGGGGAAATAGTAATAtctttgttttattaaaatattctatatatactatattattatggatAGTAAcaattacatataataat TATACTTATAATGGTTATAACAATGACGGAAGTAAACAAGTGAGATGTAAGAGATTATTAAGCGAACCTGCTGTAGAATTTGATACAATTTTTGATGTGTTTAAGGAAAGTTTTCTAGATCAAATGGGTTGTAGTGATCAAGATAaggatgaaataaaaaatgctatgaaaatatattatgataatatagataTGAATGCATTGTCTAATGAAATACAAACCAATGATAATTTCTTTAACGAATTTGGTAATGATGTTAatagtattaataaaattatgaaaactGATATTACAAATGAGCAAGGAACTAGTGCGGATAATAATACAACAGAAAATAATGTATCAACATCTCAAGTTGATGAACAACCTGAAGCATCCACTTCAGGAGTAGAAAGGATGAAGGAAAGATCCAATTTATTTGCAAATAACCTAAccgaagaaaaaaatgatacagGTGATATtaagaaagaagaaaataaaagtaaaccATCACAATTAGATGGAAATAACCATAGTGAAACTTCATCACATCAAGGGGAAaagaataatgaaaatgaaactGAAAAGAAAACTGATCAAAATGAAACTGGAACAAAAAAACCTTCTAAATATACAATGAATCTTGATTCTCCTCTGTTAAAAGGTTCAAGTGAAGGTGAAACTTCATCCAAAAAAGCACAAGAGAAAAGTGTAGAACCAACTAAAAAACCTTCTAAATATACAATGAATCTTGATTCTCCTTTGTTAAAAGGTTCAAGTGGAAGTGAGACATCATCTACCAAAGAATCAAATGATAGTAATGGAGCAACCAAAAAGCCATCAAAATATACAATGAATCTTGATTCTCCTTTGTTAAAAGGTTCAAGTGGGGGTAAAACATCATCTAATAAAGAATCAAATGAAAGTAATGAACCAACTAAAAAGCCATCTAAATATACAATGAATCTTGATTCTCCTTTGTTAAAAGGTTCAAGTGGAGGTGAGACATCATCTAACAAAGaatcaaatgaaaataatgaaccAACTAAAAAGCCATCAAAATATACAATGAATCTTGATTCTCCTTTGTTAAAAGGTTCAAGTGAAGGTGAAACATCATCTAACAAAGAATCAAATGAAAGTAATGAACCAACTAAAAAGCCATCTAAATATACAATGAATCTTGATTCTCCTTTGTTAAAAGGTTCAAGTGGAGGTGAGACATCATCTAACAAAGaatcaaatgaaaataatgaaccAACTAAAAAGCCATCAAAATATACAATGAATCTTGATTCTCCTTTGTTAAAAGGTTCAAGTGAAGGTGAAACATCATCTAACAAAGAATCAAATGAAAGTAATGAACCAACTAAAAAGCCATCTAAATATACAATGAATCTTGATTCTCCTTTGTTAAAAGGTTCAAGTGAAGGTGAAACATCTTCTAACGAAAAGCAAGAGGAAAGTAATGTTGCAACTAAAAAACCTTCTAAATATACATTGAACCTTGATTCCCCTCTTTTAAAAAGCGAAACAAAATCAGATGTAAAACGTGGATCAAATAAATCATTTAGTCTAGAAAATATTGGAAAACTCGATATAGGTTCTCTACTTGCACAAAATTTAGAATTACTAAAAGGATTTGCGTTGAATTTTCAAACATTGAGTTTATTTTTCTTGGTGTTTGTTGGACAATTTTATCCTAAACATTTTCAGAAGGCTGCAATATTCATTGGAATGGTAAATGTATTTTTAGAATGTAAACGTTTATATGGTAGATCtcaaaagaaattaaaataa
- a CDS encoding tryptophan-rich antigen 3, producing the protein MQINPMEKSSFVQTRIFPPKPTIFSLEKNDDFLNTHNEGFLILSYCFAISLFMYIVLKNLYYLYIFKRTRIKIIESLNNDNNVENEIEEMKRVKNLIMEQVIHELMRKSIISKRRTRKDIETDLSQNVRNEDMNLKENEIEMTQVETLKHLIHNNLLTEFHDTKEKNLESFIKFLQQLMTLEKNEKEFSNNILVKDLMDYIINIGKKEIQKSNTQLSQNSSQNYIPSNENDIYIFQIQVIKELLKNNIIITHSNDGKQLDDEIITKILEESLMSQANVVEYFYIEMIKNILGNDYNELNNISYTHDDLYLQKYEKELIKKKLSQYAYKNMNTKQNNKYVQDKTVNKHIHKNQIEQNENTTNLIEKENTFEKTNKFDNNGMIQNNIPIQNETNDESMKNIIQHKELLKNHDKENKNEEIENMNQHKKEECNYNDKKNVTEHSKKSRKNFKRKCMKKRDIRHLYQIDKLQDKILKNLMGQDSIESDSKNNDIQQLEEQKSDIQNEKLNTSNEQEETRNTNNEHKENEVNMDQNNMKLNIYNLNNQDIQNHYDKNVKEKLEEENILSDNIIKPEGSMASEGSYSSYESIYPYGSMAAEGSYSSYDSIYPEGSMDTEGSYSSYESIYPDGSMAAEGSYTSYDSINPEESVTPEGNNSTSETIKEEDNMTSQNNYSSNGSYNSEEDKDNMDKIKMYDEIIQNGLIDRINKPRTFEKKIEKCRRYSILTNRENRTYLSNWNNEKIDIKEYENKSEEELEQWKNKQWEDWKVYLEKQWSVWLEISENDKIEWLEDKEREFRSYIKYIYNIWFKWLKKRKGELTGEQKPWMTWNEQEWETFFETRYKKQFLDEWYDMLKYMDKILNIRKYTLWNKWKGKKLTQWLMQDWKLIEDDEWEKYEEDKSWSKRFDMKKKNEWKKWRNRIFKEYIEWKEWIYYKGQSANVSDVSYWEEWKEKKTNELKEWLDALTKQWMLQGKWKELIRNQE; encoded by the exons ATGCAAATTAATCCAATGGAAAAATCATCCTTTGTGCAAACCAGAATTTTCCCACCAAAACCTACAATTTTTAGtctagaaaaaaatgatgatttCTTAAATACACATAATGAAggctttttaattttatcctATTGTTTTGCCATATCCCTCTTTATGTATATTGTGCTTAAAAATCTGTATTATTTG TACATTTTTAAGAGGACACGAATAAAAATCATCGAatcattaaataatgataacaatgtAGAAAATGAGATAGAAGAAATGAAAAGggtaaaaaatttaattatggAACAAGTAATACATGAATTAATGAGAAAAAGTATTATTTCAAAAAGAAGGACAAGAAAAGATATAGAAACTGATTTATCACAAAATGTGAGAAATGAAGATATGAacttaaaagaaaatgaaatagaAATGACTCAAGTAGAAACCTTAAAACatttaatacataataatttattaacgGAATTTCATGacacaaaagaaaaaaatttggaatcttttataaaattcttaCAACAACTTATGACATTAGAaaagaatgaaaaagaattttCTAACAATATATTAGTAAAAGATCTAAtggattatataataaatatagggaaaaaagaaatacaaaaatcAAATACACAATTGTCTCAAAATTCTtcacaaaattatataccttcaaatgaaaatgacatatatatatttcaaattcaggttataaaagaattattaaaaaataatattattattacacatTCAAATGATGGAAAACAATTAGACgatgaaataataacaaaaatattagaaGAAAGTTTAATGTCACAAGCAAATGTAGtcgaatatttttatatagaaatgataaaaaatatattaggtaatgattataatgaactaaataatataagttaTACTCATGATGATTTgtatttacaaaaatatgaaaaagaattaatcaaaaagaaattatcacaatatgcatataaaaatatgaatacaaaacaaaataataaatatgtacaaGATAAAACAGTcaataaacatatacataaaaatcaaattgaacaaaatgaaaatactacaaatttaatagaaaaagaaaacacaTTTGAAAAAACTAATAAATTCGACAATAATGGAAtgatacaaaataatatacccATACAAAATGAAACCAATGATGAAtctatgaaaaatataatacaacatAAGGAACTCTTAAAGAATcatgataaagaaaataaaaatgaagaaatagaAAACATGAATcaacataaaaaagaagaatgcaattataatgataaaaaaaatgtaacggaacattcaaaaaaatcacgtaaaaattttaaaagaaaatgtatGAAAAAAAGGGATATAAGACATTTGTATCAAATTGACAAATTGCaagataaaattttaaaaaatttaatggGACAAGATTCTATTGAATCAGACTCGAAAAACAACGATATACAACAATTAGAAGAACAAAAAAGtgatatacaaaatgaaaaattaaatacatcAAACGAACAAGAGGAAACAAGAAATACAAACAATGaacataaagaaaatgaagtaAACATGGaccaaaataatatgaagttaaatatatataatttaaataatcaaGACATACAAAAtcattatgataaaaatgttaaggaaaaattagaagaagaaaatattttatcggataatattataaaaccaGAAGGAAGTATGGCGTCCGAAGGTAGCTATTCATCCTATGAATCTATATACCCGTATGGAAGTATGGCTGCAGAAGGTAGCTATTCATCATATGATTCTATATATCCCGAGGGAAGTATGGATACAGAAGGTAGCTATTCATCATATGAATCTATATATCCAGATGGAAGTATGGCTGCAGAAGGTAGCTATACATCATATGATTCTATAAATCCAGAGGAAAGTGTGACTCCTGAAGGGAACAATTCAACATCTGAAActataaaagaagaagataatatgacatcacaaaataattattcatcAAATGGAAGTTATAATAGTGAAGAAGATAAAGACAATAtggataaaattaaaatgtatgatgaaataatacaaaatggATTAATAGATAGAATAAATAAACCCAGAACTTTTgagaaaaaaattgaaaaatgtAGACGTTATAGTATCTTAACAAATAGAGAAAATAGAACATATTTATCAAATtggaataatgaaaaaatcgATATAAaggaatatgaaaataaatcaGAAGAAGAATTAGAACAATGGAAAAATAAACAATGGGAAGATTGGAAAGTTTATTTGGAAAAACAATGGAGCGTGTGGTTAGAAATAAgtgaaaatgataaaatcgAATGGTTGGAAGACAAAGAAAGAGAATTCAGAagttacataaaatatatttataatatctgGTTTAAATggttaaaaaaaaggaaaggtGAACTTACTGGTGAACAAAAACCATGGATGACATGGAATGAACAAGAATGGGAAACATTTTTTGAAACAAGATATAAAAAGCAATTTTTAGATGAATGGTATGatatgttaaaatatatggataaaattttaaatataagaaaGTATACATTATGGAATAAATGGAAAGGGAAAAAACTCACACAATGGTTAATGCAAGATTGGAAACTTATAGAAGATGATGAATGggaaaaatatgaagaagaTAAAAGTTGGTCAAAACGTTttgatatgaaaaaaaaaaatgaatggaAAAAATGGAGAAACAGaatttttaaagaatatatcGAATGGAAAGAAtggatatattataaaggTCAAAGTGCTAATGTTTCAGATGTGAGCTATTGGGAAGAAtggaaagaaaagaaaacaaaCGAATTAAAGGAATGGCTTGACGCATTGACAAAACAATGGATGCTTCAAGGAAAATGGAAGGAATTAATTAGAAACCAAGAAtaa